A portion of the Gossypium arboreum isolate Shixiya-1 chromosome 8, ASM2569848v2, whole genome shotgun sequence genome contains these proteins:
- the LOC108469198 gene encoding transcription factor MYB8-like — translation MGRSPCCSKVGLHKGPWTSREDTLLVNYIQAHDEGHWRSLPMKAGLLRCGKSCRLRWMNYLRPDIKRGNISPDEDDLIIRLHSLLGNRWSLIAGRLPGRTDNEIKNYWNTNLSKRLLSQGIDPNTHQTLPKPVVQQVKKKNNNRGSNNKQNPKKANATHEPAVIPKLHLPKPSRITTAFLPRNDSFDQCTRFSTVSSSQRGEGALDTEAIKCPWSEYVNDGENGTGLLSDLECHSGLPASGDKNSLEKLYEEYLQLLRTDEDQLQLDDFAESFLI, via the exons ATGGGTAGGTCTCCATGTTGTTCAAAAGTTGGGTTGCATAAAGGTCCATGGACTTCAAGAGAAGACACATTGCTTGTAAACTACATTCAAGCTCATGATGAAGGTCACTGGAGATCACTTCCCATGAAAGCTG GGCTACTTAGGTGTGGAAAGAGTTGCAGGCTGAGATGGATGAACTATCTAAGACCAGATATTAAAAGAGGAAATATATCCCCAGATGAAGACGATCTCATCATCAGATTACATTCTCTTCTCGGCAATCGTTGGTCTCTCATTGCCGGAAGGCTCCCGGGTCGAACTGATAACGAGATTAAAAACTACTGGAACACCAATCTGAGCAAAAGACTCCTAAGCCAAGGAATCGACCCCAATACCCACCAGACACTACCAAAGCCAGTAGTTCAACAAGTGAAGAAGAAAAACAACAACAGAGGCAGCAATAACAAGCAGAACCCGAAGAAGGCAAATGCAACACATGAGCCTGCAGTGATACCCAAACTCCATCTCCCAAAACCAAGTAGGATAACTACAGCTTTTTTACCCAGAAACGACAGCTTCGACCAATGTACTAGGTTTAGCACAGTGTCTTCGAGCCAACGAGGGGAAGGGGCTTTAGATACCGAAGCTATAAAATGCCCTTGGTCAGAATATGTCAACGATGGTGAAAACGGGACTGGGCTGCTTTCAGATTTGGAGTGCCACTCTGGTTTACCAGCAAGTGGAGACAAGAATTCTCTAGAGAAGCTTTACGAAGAGTATCTGCAGCTTTTGAGGACAGACGAAGATCAACTGCAGTTGGATGATTTCGCTGAATCATTTCTCATCTGA